In Megalopta genalis isolate 19385.01 chromosome 16, iyMegGena1_principal, whole genome shotgun sequence, the following are encoded in one genomic region:
- the LOC117224489 gene encoding uncharacterized protein LOC117224489, whose amino-acid sequence KERRTEKKPAARKSRAPDTRAKTVIKAYYKTTLYKNHTRRSFWFDLCLSSRRSSAIYQVSGFYAAAPQLDLNFVLQSCKAFDSEGNSRGEAGSQGGGDSGGGGGGDGGGGGSVPRSLMNYYAQARVRNAYAKGGSFADQKPFGCPKCGRCFTVKGNMTRHLKYECGQAPRFQCPYCEFRSKQTSNVMSHIRTRHTGQRVYVVHLKYEN is encoded by the exons AAAGAAAGGCGAACTGAAAAAAAACCCGCGGCGCGCAAGAGTCGCGCGCCCGACACACGCGCGAAAACTGTTATCAAGGCATATTATAAAACCACTCTCTATAAAAACCACACTCGAAGATCGTTCTGGTTCGACCTCTGTTTATCGTCTAGAAGATCGTCCGCAATCTATCAAG TTTCAGGTTTCTATGCCGCAGCGCCACAGTTGGATCTAAACTTCGTTTTACAATCTTGCAAGGCGTTCGACAGTGAGGGCAACAGTAGGGGGGAGGCCGGTAGCCAAGGCGGCGGCGATTCCGGCGGCGGAGGAGGCGGAGACGGAGGCGGAGGAGGCTCGGTTCCAAGGTCATTGATGAATTACTACGCGCAGGCCAGGGTGAGGAACGCTTACGCCAAGGGCGGATCGTTCGCCGACCAAAAGCCGTTCGGTTGCCCGAAGTGCGGCCGTTGCTTCACCGTCAAGGGCAACATGACCAGGCACCTGAAGTACGAGTGCGGCCAAGCGCCGAGGTTCCAGTGTCCTTATTGCGAGTTCCGTAGCAAGCAAACGTCCAACGTGATGTCCCACATCAGGACCAGGCACACCGGCCAGCGTGTTTACGTGGTGCACCTGAAATACGAGAATTGA